One part of the Nitrosophilus kaiyonis genome encodes these proteins:
- the trxB gene encoding thioredoxin-disulfide reductase, translated as MLDLAIVGGGPAGLTAGLYATRGGLKNVVMFEKGLPGGQITQSSEVENYPGVCNVVTGMELMECWPKQCMKFGLKHEMEEVTRVKRECNGIFTLELLSGKKVESKAVIVATGSTPKRAGFDGEEEFFGKGVSTCATCDGFFYKDKEVAVLGGGDTALEEAIYLSNICSKVYLIHRRDRFRAAPATIERVKNNPKIELILNATIKKAYGDNMGLQGVLIDQKGKEIDLKVPGIFVFVGMNVNNEVLKQEDGTFLCSVNHWGEVIVDLRMRTDIPGLFAAGDIREFASKQVVCAAGDGATAAINAIDYIEKIGELKPC; from the coding sequence ATGTTGGATTTAGCCATAGTTGGTGGAGGACCTGCTGGACTTACTGCTGGACTTTATGCAACAAGAGGCGGACTTAAAAATGTTGTAATGTTTGAAAAAGGATTGCCTGGAGGACAGATAACTCAATCAAGTGAAGTTGAAAACTATCCTGGTGTTTGCAATGTAGTTACCGGTATGGAACTTATGGAGTGCTGGCCTAAGCAGTGTATGAAATTTGGTCTTAAGCATGAAATGGAAGAGGTAACAAGAGTAAAAAGAGAGTGTAATGGAATATTTACATTAGAGCTTTTGAGTGGAAAAAAAGTAGAGTCAAAAGCTGTTATAGTTGCAACAGGAAGTACCCCAAAAAGAGCAGGTTTTGATGGCGAAGAAGAGTTTTTTGGCAAAGGTGTAAGCACTTGTGCAACCTGTGATGGATTTTTTTATAAAGATAAGGAGGTTGCAGTTTTAGGAGGGGGAGATACAGCATTAGAAGAGGCTATATATTTATCAAATATATGCTCAAAAGTTTATCTAATACATAGAAGAGACAGATTTAGAGCAGCTCCTGCAACTATTGAGAGAGTAAAAAACAATCCTAAAATTGAATTGATTTTAAATGCAACTATTAAAAAAGCCTATGGCGATAATATGGGATTACAAGGTGTTTTAATTGATCAAAAAGGAAAAGAGATAGACTTAAAAGTTCCAGGGATTTTTGTATTTGTTGGTATGAATGTAAATAATGAAGTTTTAAAACAAGAAGATGGAACTTTTTTATGCAGCGTAAATCATTGGGGCGAAGTTATAGTTGATTTAAGAATGAGAACAGATATTCCGGGCCTTTTTGCAGCAGGCGATATAAGAGAGTTTGCTTCAAAACAGGTGGTTTGTGCTGCTGGTGATGGGGCAACTGCTGCAATAAATGCGATAGATTATATAGAAAAAATAGGAGAGTTAAAACCATGTTAA
- the trxA gene encoding thioredoxin, which translates to MGKYIELNASNFDETIKEGVVLVDFWAPWCGPCRMIAPVIDELAEEYEGKAKICKVNTDEEQDIAIRYGIRSIPTILFFKDGQLVDQMIGAASKDAFKQKLDALLS; encoded by the coding sequence ATGGGAAAATATATAGAGTTAAATGCATCAAATTTTGATGAAACTATCAAAGAGGGTGTTGTACTAGTTGATTTTTGGGCTCCATGGTGTGGACCTTGTAGAATGATTGCTCCAGTTATTGATGAGTTAGCTGAAGAATATGAAGGCAAAGCAAAAATATGTAAAGTTAATACTGATGAAGAGCAAGATATAGCTATTAGATATGGAATAAGATCAATTCCAACTATTTTATTTTTCAAAGATGGACAATTAGTTGATCAGATGATTGGTGCTGCAAGCAAAGATGCATTTAAACAAAAACTTGATGCTCTTTTAAGCTAA
- the purF gene encoding amidophosphoribosyltransferase: protein MFSLNEKCSVVGVFNVKDASKYAYFSLFSLQHRGQEAAGIASSDGERIYITKDRGLVTQVFDEKKLKKLIGDSAVGHTRYSTAGEESVLDAQPIFARYDLGQIAVVHNGNLTNSKEVRKKLIKEGAIFQTFMDTENLIHLIARSEKEHLYDRIIDSVKQIEGAYSMIFLSRKKMFAIRDPYGFRPLSLAKLDNGYVVASETCAFDLIGAQYIRDIKPGEMLVFEKNKEPKSIQVFEPKPHKCIFEFIYFARPDSYIFGKSVYKARKAMGRELAREFPVEADMVVPVPDSGLAAAIGYSEESGIPFELGIIRNHYVGRTFIEPTQEIRDLKVKMKLNPIKELIKGKRLVVIDDSIVRGTTSRKIVNILKEAGAKEVHMRISSPPTTGPCFYGVDTPTKEELIASHMNTEQIREYIGADTLAYLSIDGLLRSVGNDLSYCMGCFDGNYPVENKNV, encoded by the coding sequence TTGTTTTCATTAAATGAAAAATGCTCAGTAGTAGGTGTTTTTAATGTAAAAGATGCTTCTAAATATGCATATTTTTCGCTATTTTCATTACAACATAGAGGACAAGAGGCTGCAGGAATTGCTTCAAGCGATGGAGAAAGGATTTATATAACAAAAGATAGAGGTCTTGTAACACAGGTATTTGATGAGAAAAAACTTAAAAAATTAATAGGAGATAGTGCAGTAGGTCATACAAGATACTCAACAGCAGGGGAAGAATCTGTTCTTGATGCTCAGCCAATTTTTGCAAGATATGATTTAGGCCAAATTGCTGTTGTACATAATGGAAATCTTACCAATTCTAAAGAGGTACGAAAAAAGCTTATAAAAGAGGGAGCAATTTTTCAAACTTTTATGGATACTGAAAATTTGATTCATTTAATTGCAAGAAGTGAAAAAGAGCATCTTTATGATAGGATAATAGATTCTGTTAAGCAGATAGAGGGTGCTTATTCTATGATTTTTTTAAGTAGAAAAAAGATGTTTGCAATAAGGGATCCTTATGGATTTAGGCCTTTGTCTTTAGCAAAGCTTGATAATGGATATGTTGTTGCTAGTGAAACTTGTGCTTTTGATTTGATAGGTGCTCAATATATTAGAGATATTAAACCTGGTGAAATGTTAGTATTTGAAAAGAATAAAGAGCCAAAAAGTATACAAGTTTTTGAGCCAAAGCCTCATAAATGTATATTTGAGTTTATCTATTTTGCAAGACCTGATAGCTATATTTTTGGAAAGAGTGTTTATAAAGCAAGAAAAGCTATGGGAAGAGAGCTTGCAAGAGAGTTTCCAGTTGAAGCAGATATGGTAGTTCCAGTACCAGATAGTGGTCTTGCTGCAGCAATTGGATATAGTGAGGAAAGTGGTATTCCTTTTGAACTTGGAATCATCAGAAACCATTATGTTGGCCGAACTTTTATAGAGCCAACTCAAGAGATAAGAGATTTAAAAGTAAAAATGAAATTAAATCCTATAAAAGAGCTTATTAAAGGGAAAAGACTTGTTGTTATCGATGATAGTATTGTAAGAGGTACAACAAGTAGAAAAATAGTAAATATTTTAAAAGAGGCAGGAGCAAAAGAGGTTCATATGAGAATAAGCTCACCTCCAACAACTGGTCCATGTTTTTATGGAGTTGATACTCCAACGAAAGAGGAGTTGATTGCTTCACATATGAATACAGAACAGATTAGAGAGTATATAGGGGCTGATACATTGGCTTATCTTTCAATTGATGGCTTGTTAAGAAGTGTTGGTAATGATTTAAGTTATTGTATGGGCTGTTTTGATGGGAACTATC
- the dapB gene encoding 4-hydroxy-tetrahydrodipicolinate reductase, whose amino-acid sequence MLNVGIYGGSGRVGTLLIKNLKDDKEAKISCVHVLEGIELDVKGAIVTNDTDTLLKNCDVVIDFTLPEGTEALLKRALENPKPIVSGTTGLNEHQINLMKEASKKMPILYATNMSMGIAVLNRLVEIASKKLRDFDIEIVEMHHRYKKDAPSGTALTLGEFAAKARGLDLDKVRVSGRNGNIGERSKDEIGIFALRGGDIVGRHTVGFYNDGEYLELNHTATSRDTFAKGAIKAAKWIISQEAGFYSIYDCLGI is encoded by the coding sequence ATGTTAAATGTTGGTATTTACGGAGGTAGTGGAAGAGTAGGTACTCTTTTGATAAAAAATTTGAAAGATGATAAGGAAGCAAAAATTTCTTGTGTTCATGTTTTGGAAGGTATAGAGTTAGATGTAAAAGGAGCAATTGTTACAAATGATACTGATACTCTTTTAAAAAATTGTGATGTGGTTATTGATTTTACTTTACCTGAAGGGACTGAAGCTCTTTTAAAAAGAGCACTTGAAAATCCTAAACCAATAGTAAGTGGAACAACTGGTTTAAATGAGCATCAGATAAATTTAATGAAAGAGGCATCAAAAAAGATGCCAATACTCTATGCTACAAATATGTCTATGGGAATAGCTGTTTTAAATAGGCTTGTAGAGATTGCTTCTAAAAAACTTAGAGATTTTGATATTGAGATTGTAGAGATGCATCATAGATATAAAAAAGATGCTCCAAGTGGTACTGCTTTAACTCTTGGTGAATTTGCTGCAAAAGCAAGAGGTTTGGATCTTGATAAAGTTAGAGTTAGTGGCAGAAATGGTAATATTGGTGAAAGAAGTAAAGATGAGATTGGAATATTTGCCTTAAGAGGTGGTGATATTGTAGGAAGACATACTGTTGGATTTTATAATGATGGTGAATATTTAGAATTAAATCACACAGCTACAAGCAGAGACACATTTGCAAAAGGTGCTATTAAAGCGGCAAAATGGATAATTTCACAAGAGGCAGGTTTTTATAGCATATATGATTGTCTTGGGATTTAG
- a CDS encoding YraN family protein, which yields MSKKKGNIAEDLACEFLENNGFKIVERNFYSKFGEIDIIVQKDKVLHFIEVKSGENFEPIYNITFKKLEKIIKTINYFLMIKNITMPYQIDAVIVNEKIEIVENITF from the coding sequence TTGAGCAAAAAGAAAGGAAACATTGCAGAGGATTTAGCTTGTGAATTTTTAGAAAATAATGGATTTAAAATTGTGGAGAGAAATTTTTATTCAAAATTTGGTGAAATAGATATCATTGTTCAAAAAGATAAAGTTTTACATTTTATAGAGGTAAAAAGTGGCGAAAATTTTGAACCAATATATAATATAACTTTTAAAAAATTGGAAAAAATAATAAAAACTATCAACTATTTTTTAATGATTAAAAATATTACTATGCCTTATCAAATTGATGCTGTTATAGTAAATGAAAAAATAGAAATAGTTGAGAATATAACCTTTTAA